Part of the Triticum urartu cultivar G1812 chromosome 2, Tu2.1, whole genome shotgun sequence genome, AAGATAGGAAGAACAAATGCCGGACAGAGACCGGACAAACTCGCTTCACACAGCGCTGTTTACCCCATTTTCATCCCATTTCACTCGTCCATCTCTATCATTTCTTCAAAACACGCAGCAAGCATAGCGAACTCGCCGCCGTGGCCGCTTCTGCTTATGCATGCCCTCGCTCCCGTCACGACCGCATGCCCGCCGTCGCACCCAACGCGTCACCGTGCTTGTGCCCTCGCTCCTACCATGCCCGCCTCGTCCGCCCAAGCTCGCCGCCGCCCGCACGGCCGCGCCCCCGCACCTCCTCGTCGCACGCGTCTTCCGTGGCCGTCCGGCGACCCACCACCGGCCCTGCGTCCGACTCGCGGCGTCCGCGTCCCGCGCGCTCGCCGCTGCCTCGCCTTCCCGCGCGCACGCCGATGCCGTCCCGCGCGCTCGTCGCTGCCCCGcctgctcgccgccgccgcgctcgCCGCTGCCTCGCCTTCCCCCGCGCACGCCGCTGCCGTCCCGCGCGCTCGCCGCCGCTGCACTCGCCGCTGCCCCGCCCGCTCGCCGCGGCCCCGCGCGCTCGCTGCTGTCGTGCTCGCCGCTGCCCCGCGTGCTCGCTGCGGCCGCGCTCGTCGCGCCCTCCCGCGCCCACACCGCTGCCGTCCCGCGCGCACGCCGCCGCCGTCCTGCGCGTTCGCCGCGCCGCGCGCTCGCCGCTGCCTTGCTCGCCGCCCTCCCGGGCGCACGCCGCAGCGCTCCCGCGCGTTCGCCGTGCCGCGCGCTCGCCGCACCGGGGAAGCGGCGAGCGCGGCAGCGGCGACTGCGCCGGACGGCAGCGGCGTGCGCGCGGGAAGGCGAGGCAGCGGCGAGCGCGCGGGACGCGGACGCCGCGAGTCGGACGCAGGGCCGGTGGTGGGTCGCCGGACGGCCGCGGAAGACGCGTGCGACGAGGAGGTGCGGGGGCGCGGCCGTGCGGGCGGCGGCGAGCTTGGGCGGACGAGGCGGGCACGGCGGGAGCGAGGGCACAAGCACGGTGACGCGttgggcgcgacggcgggcatgCGGTCGTGACGGGAGCGATGGCGTGCATAAGCAGGAGCGGCCACGGCGGCAAGTTCGCTATGCTTGCTACGTGTTTGAAGAAATGACAGGGACGGACGGGTGAAATGGGATGAAAATGGGATAAACAGCGCTGTGTGGAGCGAGTTTGTCCGGCCTCTGTCCGACATTTGTTCTCCCTATCTCTACCCCATACGGACAAAATCCGAACAAAATGGGGTGAGTTTTAGGGTcgtgcggtggagttggcctaaggccaactccaccgcgcaaCCCTATCCTGTTCGGTCCCGTCCGTTTGGGGTAAAACAGACAAACGAGGCGGCCCAACGCGCGGGAGCAAACGGACTTTTGTTCGTTTTGtgtccgctttcgacccatccgcggcccaagtttgcgccgcttttggggtgaaacggacacCACGCGGACGCGCGGGTCGTCTGCGCCTGTCCTCCCCTGGCTCGCCCGTCGCTGACACAGGGTGGGTCTTTTTCTATCCGCCCCCTTCCTCCATTTGGCCGCTCCCTCTCCACTCTTCCCACTCTTCCCCTCGCTGCCGCCGTCGTCGCTGCCATTGCAGCCGTGCAGTTGGGACGCGAGCTCGCCCAGCCCCTTCCCCTCGGCGCCGCCGAGCTACCCAACCACGGCCACCTGGTTAGTGCACTCGCCTGCCGGATTTGGCGCGGATCCGGTCGGTCTTGAGCTCGGTTGGCTGTGGGAGGCCGGGCCGCGCCATGGACTGGCCGGGCACCTCGCCGGAAGGCCCTGGCGGGGCCGCAAGGCCACATGCAGGCAGTGGCTCCTCCTCTAGCCGATCGGATCTGCACCGTCGGTGGTCCGCCGGCAGATACACGAATGGCGGTTGGCCGGGCTCGGTGCTTGCCCAAAAGCTCGCCGGCGCACCGCTGCCACTCATTAAGTGCGACCACTGCCCAAGGATGGTCGTGCACCGCGTGTCTACAACGCCGgaacatcccggatgggtgttcatcaagtgcttaAACGATGGGGTATGCATTTTTTTTAGCTTCGGTTTGTGCTCTAGATTTGACTAGTTGCGCTAACTTCAAATTTtgttgtgtagaatggatgcaagtttggttattgggaagaagagtacatcgatatattgatagagcgaaATTTAGTACATGTTTGTGCACTTTTAGATAGCATAGAGGCTGTAAATGAGACAAGTGCACTTGTTACTAGATTAGAGGCTAGACACGAGACTACGTGTGAGGAAGCAACATCTACTTCTGGCTTGAAGAAGAAAGAAGGATGGCAGATCGAGCCTCCGCCACAGATCAACAATGAGTGCATCGAGAAAGCCCTAACCCAACTCAAGGaggcagttatggaagttggctatcttctaaaatgtattcttgttgtttttattttctttggccTTGCTTTACTAGTTAAAATGTGATGATGTATTGTCTTGTATCAAAAATGAATGATAAAAAAAAGTTAAGGATTTGCAAAGAAAAATGCGCGCGGAAAAGATGCGGTCGGGATGCGTCCGCGTGCTGGGCGCACAACCACCGCATTCCAGGACACGTCCGGACACGACCCAAATCCCTAGCTAAACGGACAGAATCTGGACAAAACAGTCGTCTGTTTGGGATcgtgcggtggagttggccttaagCAGAAGATGCTTGGCAGATCCCCCGGATACCTTGTTTGCGTGCGAAGGCCCCGGCATGGATGGACATGCTTAATGGGCAAGATATTCCAGTGCCGGAAGGTAGGGGTCGATATAAAATTTCTTTGAGAGGGTGGATATAATTGGGGGTACTGGCATGATCTGCGGCTGCGGGATGATGCTCGATCTCACTGTTGCCGATCGCCGTGACGGACAACGATGGCGCGCCGAACCGCTCGAATGATGATAGCACATCACCGGTCGGTCGCTCGTTAATAAACCCTGCTGATGCCGGGGCGGCCGGCCTTACGCCGGCGTTCGTTACAACGTACGATGATGCTCGCCGCAATCATGGTCAGGGGCGACGCGCACATGGAACGGGTAGATAACGGCTCCATGATTAGGTTGCTGCATCATCCgtcctgtttggatactctaacacAGTTAAAATTAGAGTTATTTTCTAACCCACTCTAACCCAAATAAGCACCTCTCTACCGGGATAGTTAGGTTAGATAAAACTAACCCACTCTAACCCTtcctgtttggatatttttgGGATATTTAAGCCTCTAACTAATCCAAACTAGCTCTAATCCCATGATCCAAACAGGGCCTTCATACGCGCCGCGGCAGCTAACCGCTggaacgaacgaacgagcgaatgATGGATCTGGTGTTTGGAAACCGCGTGCGAGGAAAGACATGCGCCTTCTTGCATTGCCCTGTCCTGCACGCTGCTCCTGCTAGTAGGTGCTACTGCCGCGGTGCGTGACGCGCTCATCACATGCGCTCCGGCTCGGGAGGACGGCGAGATGTTTGTCCCGATGGGTTGAATCTGAATAGACCGCTGCTGTAGCAGCCAGCGAGGATCCTCGTGGTTTCCACAGTCGCATGCGAGGAGTCTCCGGACAGACAAAGATTCGAATGGATCACACGGCAGTGAACGAGTCGCAGGCAAAGCATATGCACGTAGTACGTTCATGTGACCGGCCGTGTCATTCGTGAGAGGCTAGATCTTTGTACCGGAAAAGAAAAGTGAGCCAAGGACAATAGGCCAAGATTGCGATTGCAGACTTTAATTAATATAGGAGCACCACAGCACGAAGCCATTGCAGATAGGACCCCGGCCCGCATCGCACGGGAAGAATCACAGCCAGGGCCTCTGTGATGCATACCTGATCCTGCGAATAATATTTGTGACGAGACTCGCTCAGGATTGTCTTCGCTATGCCGGCAAGTCTGCTCTTCGACGAGAAGCAGCCAGCAGTGCAACGGCTAGTTCTAACGTAATGTGAGTCGCCGCGATAAGGCCGGAAATCTACTCCTGTTAAGTGCACGGAAAAGTTGGAGATCAAAGTAGATTACGCTGGCGTACACGCAAATGACAGACAGTGACCCGACGACAAGCATCTATCTGAGCCCATCCTAACCCATAGCCACAGGTCTGTGACTCACTCCCACACCAGCGAAATCCATTTTTATCGGCCGAATGTTCAGGCTCCAGGAAAGGCCAACCCTAATCCACCGCCCAATTTTCCAAGTGGAAATAATCAATTCGATGACCGACTGTATCTCGTTTCATATACAAGCAGCAGATGTGGCCTAGATCTGTGACTCACTCCCACCCTAGCAAAAATCCATCTTCATCGACCGGATGTTGCCTAGATCTGTTCTGAGCCAAGAAATCACACTGTACAGTTGGATCTTATCCTTTGAGCCCTCGTCGCTGTCGACGACGAAACTGCTAATAAAAGAGTTGAGAACAATTTCATTTCCAGCAGGCATGCAGAGCATATCCGTGTGCGCCCTGGCCTGAAACAGTCAAAGAATAGCAGCGCCTCCCGCGCATACTTTTCTCCGCTGAATCTTCCGCGCGGAGAGCACGAGACGAGAGGCCGGCCCCGGCGACTCGCGTGCGGGCCCGAGGTCGGCGTCGTCACTCGTGCAGCTCGGCGTACAGCTGACCGGCCGTCCGGGTCAGCTCCGCGAGGTCGGCCAGGTGACCGCGCAGCCCGTCCGCCAGCAGCATCAGCAGCACCCTGCAGTCTGCACGTAGCTCAGTCAATGGAGGAGCTCAGCTCCAACGTCGTGTCGTCGGCGACGTGAACGGGGGCTTAAATGCTTAATGATTTGATAGCTTCGTGCGGTTTTCGTGCTCAATGATTTGATAGTTCCGTCTGGTTTTCGTGGTGGATATGAGGCGCTGATAATAAGTGATAAGTAATTAGTTACCTGGGATTTTGCTGAAGTTGTGCAGCGTGACGGCGGCGAGGACCCTGTGCCGGGGATGCAGGTGGGTGGCGCCGCCGGCCAGGCACCGCTTCAGCCGTGGGACCAGAGCCGAGAACGCGGCGAGCTGCATGTCCGTGTGCGTGTCCCGGAGCGGCGTGGACGCCAGGGAGCGGCTCAGCCACCCCGCCGTGGTCAGGCACGCGGCCACCAGGCCGGCGTCGGGAGAGCTCATGCACCCGGAGAGCGCCGCCAGGAACGGCCGCCTCCCGCTGCCGAGGAGCGCCGTCGTCACGTGCTCCAGCCACGCCTCATTTTCTGCCGCTTCCGTCTCCTGTTCACGGCAAGAGAACACCAGTGTGTTCAGTCGAGTGAGTTCATACTTGAGAAACCGTTGAACCATGCATCGTCACGTCACGTTACCTGCACTGTGGCATCGGAAGTGACGGCTGTGGCGCCAGGCGTGTCGTCGGCGAAGCCGGCCTGCTCCAGCATCCGGTCCTCGGCGAGGAGGTCGCCTGAGAAGGAGAAATTCCCTCCCAGCATCAGCAGAGCTTTACGGGTGTTGGGCACCACGTTTTCGTCGATCAGGCAGCGTCTCAGAGACTCCGTGAGGATCCGGGCAGCCTCTTCTCTGTATACGCTGCTGTTTCTTCTGTCGGGCTCGTCCTGACACATAATTTACAGACTGAGTTTCAGAATACTACGTATATGTTTTTTGTCATACTTCTTGACTAGAGTTCTTGAGCAGACTGAAAACATGCTTTTGCAGATATTCAAACTATCTCGTTGATCCACGACAATGACAAGAAAAGTGTGCAGCAACAAAATGTGTAGGGCTGATGGAGCATACCACTGACAGTGTGCGATCGAAGTATAGCAGCAGAACAGCAACGAGAGCTCGCTCTTCGACCGGCGAGCTTCGAAGATGCTGGAGTAGCACGTCCATCGTCTCGGTGACCGACCCCGTGCACAATCCGCGTATGAACAATTCCACCATTTCCCTTCTGCAACAATTACTGACTCGTTTCATCAGACAAAATGTTGGAAACATACAGAACCATGTACGTATGTATTTTCATGTCCGTCACAACGAACTATACCTTCTCAGCCGGAGCAGCTCAACCATCAGCCGCACGGCAGCGCTCCTGGCAGAGACCACCTCGCTCCGCAGAAGCCGAACAACGCTCTCCCCATGAACCCGCACAGCCACGTAGCTCCTGACGCTGCCCTCCGCCCGGACGCACAGCAGCAGGTGCTCGGCGGCGCGCGCCCTCTGCTCCTCCTCCTTCCCGTCGCGAAGCCTGTGGAGGTGGAAGTCGACGCCGCCGATCGCCATGAGGTGCCTGGCCCTCTCCGTCTGCTCCGACACGCTGAGCCCCGCGTCGAGCACCCGGTCGACGACGGCCACGTTCAGCTTCTCCTCCGGCGCCCCGCCGTCGGCGACCCGCAGGCTCCGGCAGTGCTCCGCCTTCCAGGCGTCGATCAGGCGCGTGAGCACGCGGTTCGTGTCCGGGACCGACAGGGCCTCCAGCTCCTGCCCCGTGACGGGGCACGTCCGCAGGCCTCGGTCGAACCAGTGCACTATGGCGTGCCGCTCGAACGTCTGGCCCGTCTCGATTGTTACGGGCCGGTTGAAGATCTGCCGCGTCAGTGGGCAGAGGAAGTCGCTCGGGGCGGTGGAGAAAATGGAGGCCTGGACTTGGCCGCCGTCCGCGCCACTGATCTCGAGCGGCCCTTCGCTGGGTAATTCACAAACATGGATCAGTACGTGTTCTTCTACTGGTAAGGATTGGAAAATTGGGGAGAGATGGATTCGGAGTACCAGAACTCGAGTGTGAGGAGGTCAATGGCTGACATGTCGCGAGCCGGCAGGTAGCTCGTCGACTCCTCTGCTCCTTTGCCCCGTTCATCTTCGATCTGAAAGATAGTCGAGTGTGAATTCTGTCACGAATCTTGGTATGTATACGTAATTTGCAGTGATAAAATTGCTTCTTACCCGTGGTTCAAATGCCTCGTTGGCGAGCATATTAGGAGGCATGGGCTCGCTTGATTCTCCCCGTGGCGTCGGACTGCAGCTCCTTACCTCGCCGTCGTCACACTCGTGGAACACGCTCCCTGAGCTGTCGGCGTCCGCGGCCTTGCCTTCCTCCTGCACCACCCGCTCAGGTTGCCGCGGCGTCTCCTCGATCACAAACATGGCAGGACTCGGGGTGCCGGAGCTGTACGCGACGTCCGAGCCGATGTCGTACGTCGTCGACGTCGAGAACCTCGTCGCGCTGGCAGGGGCAGTGCTCGGCGCGGTGGCGGGAGGAGCCGTGCTCGGAGGCGCGGGAACGGACGGGAGCGCCATCGCCTCGGTGCGCCCCAGCAGCCAGTCCCTGTAGTAGCACGCGAGCGCGCGCGTGCCCTCGTCCAGCGCTTCGACGAAGAGCTTCTCCACGACGTCCTTCACCCTCGCGTCCGGCTTCGATCTCGCCGCCGCAGACTCCCGGTCGCGCCATGCCTTGAGGTGCGAGAGGCCCGGGCGGAAGAGCCTGTCCCACAGCGCGGGGAGGAGGACCGTCCGTGCCTCGCGCGGCGCCAGGCAGAAGGCCTCCAGGGCGTGCACGGCGGAGGAGTGGTCCTTCTTCTGCAGCTTGGAGACGACGCACATGTAGAGGTGCGCGCACGCGGCGAGGCGCTCGTGGGGCACCCCCGACGCGGTCACCGAGAGCGCCTCGTCCGCGTCGAGGGACGCCAGGGAGTGCAGCCTGAGGGAGGCGCGCTTCAGCTCGCGCGGGTCGAGCAGGGCCTCCCCCACCGCGGCGGCCCTCTCCACGGTCTGCACGGTCACGCGGAGGTCCAGCACGGCGCGGTGGTCGGACTCGCTGACGCACGACGTGCAGCCGCTCCGCAGAAACGCGCGGAAGGCCTCGTCCTTGGCGAACTGCTTCACCGTGCCCGCGGCCAGGGAGATGAGCGCGCTGAGGGCGGACTCGTCGAGGGCCGGTATCGCGCCGGGGCCGCTGCCGCCGTCCTTGACTTTGTAGCTCGTCGCGGTCCTCAGCGACGCCGACGACTTCCGTCGCGGGGTCTGCTCCTCGCCGGCGCCGTCGCCGTTGGCGTCGAGGTTGAGGCGGCCGCGGGCCTGCTGGACGTCGGACTGGGACCGCGCGGGCTTGGTGGGGCGCCGGTGCTGGAGGGGCATGCTCGTGGTCCGCGGCGCGGCCGAGGGGTTGTTGTCCGGCTGCTTGCGGTTTTTCTTGAAGCCATCGACGCTGAGCAGGTCGCGCAGCAAGGACGACGGCGGCGCCATCGGTGCCCCGGTGGCGCAGGCAGTGAACGGCGATTACGGAAGAGGGGCCGGGTCTCTGCTAGCAGTGCAGCTGCACCGGTGGTTGTTGCTCAGTTGTTGGCATGGGCCACGGCGATTGCCCGCCGTTGGTACGTGGACGAATTCGCCGAGGTGACAACAACGGGAACAGGTCGCGCCGCACGGCGTGCGTCCAAATGGTTGGTTTTGGCCGGCAGCGCCTCGCTCCGGCTCTCAGGCCGGCCGGGTTTCGCATTGTTCTCAGTCTCAGGGCCATACCCTTATTAGCTAGGCGCTTTTGTATGCACCTTGACCCTATCAACGGTTGCAACCAAGACGAGGTCTGATTGATTCTTGGATGAGTTTGCTGGTTTGGACGATCGATCTTGAGAGCTCAGATGAAGCCAGGACCGGGCCGACCTTCTTTAATTGCAAGTGGTTTGTTAGttttatctgcctgctatcacaTGAGTGTCACTCTCGTGACTGGCACCAAGCAACCGATGAGCTACCCCCGACCTTTCAATTACCGAATATTGCAATTGCAATGCATCGCATTATCACATCTTGCTTATTGCGATGCTATGTTTGTTGCAAACTTAATTCCTCAAGATGCATATCGGATAGCGGTTTCGGTGTGGAGTATTAGTACTAGACGCAGTTGGATTAACGGTCTACTTATCACACACGTAATGCTTATATTATACCATAAACAATCATAGTTATAAATATAATTATTGCAAATTTAATCGCTGCCCAACTATAATTTGTTTATCATGTCACTTGCTTGTTTTGAGAGAGTGTCACTAGTGAACCTATATGGCCCCCTCGGTGCACCCTTCATTACCGAATTCTTCTACAGAATTGCTCTTGTTATCTTTTTACATTGCTATCAATTATCTTTATCACTTGCGTTTAATCTTGTGACTAGCAACACGAGGGCTTGACAACCCTCCGTGTTGGGGACAACTTGTTTTTGTGCCTTGTGTGCAGTTGCTGcttactttgttcatcatgttttTTCGAATCTTAGGATATCGTTAAGTGTAACGATAGTCCTAAAACAACTTTGTGAATATGACGTTGGTAGAACGATCATATTGAATAGACCCAAACTTATTTGTTAGACTTTAAGATACAATCGTCACAAGTTAATTGTTATAACATGGAAAGTTAACATGTGATTTAGTTCCTTAGACCAAGAGACTATCATAGTCACTTTTTACCGTACGATGaactttggggttgctcaaacgtcaTCTGTAACACCATGATTATAACGACAACTTACAGGTTCATTGAAAAGTTTGACAAGGGGCTAGATAGCTCAAGAGTGGGttttgctcctccgacgatggagagatattcttagggccctctcggtgtgACGGCATCCATCATTGTCTGGCCAGATACAGGTGACTAGGTCACGAGGATGCCGGAACATgtcaacgagaaagaagaacaaaaccggcAACGAGGAGACTGGTATAGTGAGTATGCGTATGACTCAAGAGGATACCGATATATCTCACCTTGGATTTTGTAAAGTGTCACGAAGCTAAGGGAATAGCACATGATAACCAAATGTTCACTCTAATGTCATTCATGTACTCATAGGGACCGATATGGATGCCCACGGTTCCGCTATCGATTATTGAACGAAAGGGGTTTTGTTCGTGTCTATGTTTTACCGAACCTATATGGTCACAAGCTTAAGGAAATCCTGATTTGCTGAGTACTAGTAGGACATGAGTAATGAGAAAAATTTATGAAATTATTTCATTAATGTTCGAAATAGTTTCGAAAGGAACCGGAAGCGTTTCGGGGTCACTGAAGGGTTTCGGGGTTTACCAGGTAATACCGATAAATAATATATAGGTGAAAATGTTTCCGAAGATGTTAAATTCATAATAGTTAGGAGACTTTTATATTTAATGAAATATCAACGGGTCtaaaaaggccaagtgatggaaATAATATTGGGCCACTTGGGCCCCATAGGGGAGGCGCCCCCTTGCTTCTTGGAGAAACCAATgggaggccgaattggagggGAACTTCCCCTCCTTGGCCGACCAAAGGGGGAAGGATTCTTTACCCCCCTGTGGTGCCCCTCCCCTctcctccaacctatatatacttgaggagTTGGCCCTTTGGATACACAAGTTTTTGGAGGCTCCTCTAGTTCTCTAGTTCTAGTTCTAGTTGATCTAATTAGAGGTAGATCTAGAtcctctaatcctcataattagaagcccaATGTGGTTCTAATCTTATCCCTCTAATTTCCTGGCGACGATTAGCTCTGGACGACAAAGCATTGCCGGATCGCGAAGACCGTACGCTTGCAAATTGTGCAGAGGTTGTGCTTTCGGTCTTCTGTTCGAGGGATTGTTCATCGACGGTTCGAGGGACTTCAAGTACGACCTACTCCGACTCGTCTTCTTCCCCTGCAACTCAGAGTTGGTAACGATCTGATCCAAACCGTTATTGCATCTTCATAGTGTACGTGGTTGATCGTAGGgcgatttttttgttttctactatgtttcccaacaggAAGCCCTAGCAGCATTCCGCCTAAACGTTTACAATTAAGGGGTTAGTAGGGAAGTCTACAGTCAACGTCTGAGGATGTTCGCCAAACTCTCTGACCTAATGAAAAACTATTACACCACGGAGGACGCTTGCTTAGCCAAACAATGGCACTGAGACCCTAGCTCGGAATTATCTGAAGTTGAAGGGGAGGTCACGCGCCCCCATTGCAACCGGTGGCCCAAGCACAACGGCATCGATATTCAAGGTGAGCAactttgatacgtccattttgcattaTTTTTTCCTATTGTTATTTATATTGTTTTGAAGAGATATTCCATATTATGATGCAATTCTAATGTCTTTTCTCTCTTAAAATGCAACATATATTAAAAGAGGGAGATtaccggtagctggaattctgacCTGAAAAAGCTACTGCACATATAGCAATTCTCCAGAGCTGAAAATAATGTGCAAATTTAGGGAGATTtattttgaaatatataaaaaaatactaaaaacaaaGAAGTACCGGAGAAGACCCTCGCTGGGTCCACAAGCCAGGGGGCGCGCACTACCTCCAGTATGTTGCTTTCACCTGGctaagaaaaaaaaacaaaaaaaatgaaaataCTCTCATTCTCTCACCCACATGTTGTCGTTTTTTAGGTGGAACACTGCTATTCCATACACTATACTGGTCTAGTCTAAATGCTGGCCTCGCAAACACTTACATCATTTGGGATGTCGTCAGTCCATAACACCCGGTCAACAGCATGGCGAGCGCCAAAAGCAGCTAAAGCATGTGCTAGCTTATTACACGCCCTTGGGGCGAAAGAAAAGAGTACATGATTAAAATTGAATCGGGCGAAGTCACGGATTTCTCTAAAGAGGACTAGAGGAGACCTTCAACTGCCAAGTCTGAGTCCTTGCCCCGAAGCGCTCTGACCAACTCCTGGCAATCCAGCTCAACCTGGATGTTTGTCATGCCACAATTTGCTGCCGCCAGAGCAGCCGCGCAAGCTTCAGCTTCCGCCTAAATTATTGTCGCAACATTGTGGAGACGGCCGGCTCTAGAACCTCGTACATCGTCCGAGTGGTCCGGGATAACGAAGCCCGATCCACCAGTCCTAGTAGACGCAAAGAACGCCCCATCACAATGAATCTTCCGCCAATCTGCCTCAGGACTCCTCCATTGCTGCTCCCGTTGCGCTGGTGGTTCAGGGCAAGGTTGTTTGCAGAGTAGTGAAGCTTCCATGGCCCAATAATTTATCTCAGCTGGCAGGCCATCCACTGATCATTTGCGCTAACTGGCGTTTATTTTATTTCTCCAGGTCCACCATCTCCGCAAGAGGCATGCAACAAGTAC contains:
- the LOC125539687 gene encoding uncharacterized protein LOC125539687 isoform X1, which translates into the protein MAPPSSLLRDLLSVDGFKKNRKQPDNNPSAAPRTTSMPLQHRRPTKPARSQSDVQQARGRLNLDANGDGAGEEQTPRRKSSASLRTATSYKVKDGGSGPGAIPALDESALSALISLAAGTVKQFAKDEAFRAFLRSGCTSCVSESDHRAVLDLRVTVQTVERAAAVGEALLDPRELKRASLRLHSLASLDADEALSVTASGVPHERLAACAHLYMCVVSKLQKKDHSSAVHALEAFCLAPREARTVLLPALWDRLFRPGLSHLKAWRDRESAAARSKPDARVKDVVEKLFVEALDEGTRALACYYRDWLLGRTEAMALPSVPAPPSTAPPATAPSTAPASATRFSTSTTYDIGSDVAYSSGTPSPAMFVIEETPRQPERVVQEEGKAADADSSGSVFHECDDGEVRSCSPTPRGESSEPMPPNMLANEAFEPRIEDERGKGAEESTSYLPARDMSAIDLLTLEFCEGPLEISGADGGQVQASIFSTAPSDFLCPLTRQIFNRPVTIETGQTFERHAIVHWFDRGLRTCPVTGQELEALSVPDTNRVLTRLIDAWKAEHCRSLRVADGGAPEEKLNVAVVDRVLDAGLSVSEQTERARHLMAIGGVDFHLHRLRDGKEEEQRARAAEHLLLCVRAEGSVRSYVAVRVHGESVVRLLRSEVVSARSAAVRLMVELLRLRSNCCRREMVELFIRGLCTGSVTETMDVLLQHLRSSPVEERALVAVLLLYFDRTLSVDEPDRRNSSVYREEAARILTESLRRCLIDENVVPNTRKALLMLGGNFSFSGDLLAEDRMLEQAGFADDTPGATAVTSDATVQETEAAENEAWLEHVTTALLGSGRRPFLAALSGCMSSPDAGLVAACLTTAGWLSRSLASTPLRDTHTDMQLAAFSALVPRLKRCLAGGATHLHPRHRVLAAVTLHNFSKIPDCRVLLMLLADGLRGHLADLAELTRTAGQLYAELHE
- the LOC125539687 gene encoding uncharacterized protein LOC125539687 isoform X2; translation: MAPPSSLLRDLLSVDGFKKNRKQPDNNPSAAPRTTSMPLQHRRPTKPARSQSDVQQARGRLNLDANGDGAGEEQTPRRKSSASLRTATSYKVKDGGSGPGAIPALDESALSALISLAAGTVKQFAKDEAFRAFLRSGCTSCVSESDHRAVLDLRVTVQTVERAAAVGEALLDPRELKRASLRLHSLASLDADEALSVTASGVPHERLAACAHLYMCVVSKLQKKDHSSAVHALEAFCLAPREARTVLLPALWDRLFRPGLSHLKAWRDRESAAARSKPDARVKDVVEKLFVEALDEGTRALACYYRDWLLGRTEAMALPSVPAPPSTAPPATAPSTAPASATRFSTSTTYDIGSDVAYSSGTPSPAMFVIEETPRQPERVVQEEGKAADADSSGSVFHECDDGEVRSCSPTPRGESSEPMPPNMLANEAFEPRIEDERGKGAEESTSYLPARDMSAIDLLTLEFCEGPLEISGADGGQVQASIFSTAPSDFLCPLTRQIFNRPVTIETGQTFERHAIVHWFDRGLRTCPVTGQELEALSVPDTNRVLTRLIDAWKAEHCRSLRVADGGAPEEKLNVAVVDRVLDAGLSVSEQTERARHLMAIGGVDFHLHRLRDGKEEEQRARAAEHLLLCVRAEGSVRSYVAVRVHGESVVRLLRSEVVSARSAAVRLMVELLRLRRREMVELFIRGLCTGSVTETMDVLLQHLRSSPVEERALVAVLLLYFDRTLSVDEPDRRNSSVYREEAARILTESLRRCLIDENVVPNTRKALLMLGGNFSFSGDLLAEDRMLEQAGFADDTPGATAVTSDATVQETEAAENEAWLEHVTTALLGSGRRPFLAALSGCMSSPDAGLVAACLTTAGWLSRSLASTPLRDTHTDMQLAAFSALVPRLKRCLAGGATHLHPRHRVLAAVTLHNFSKIPDCRVLLMLLADGLRGHLADLAELTRTAGQLYAELHE